A single genomic interval of Zunongwangia sp. HGR-M22 harbors:
- the hisS gene encoding histidine--tRNA ligase has translation MAQKPSIPKGTRDFTPQEVAKRNFIFDTIKREFKKFGFRAIETPSFENSETLMGKYGDEGDRLIFKILNSGDFLKKADKSALTNQDSLKLTPSISEKALRYDLTVPFARFVVQHQNEIDFPFKRYQIQPVWRADRPQKGRFREFYQCDADVVGSDSLWQEVEFVQLYDAVFSGLKLEGVTIKINNRKILSGFAEVIGEQDKLVDFTVALDKLDKIGEDGVVKEMLSKGIAEDAIEKIKPIFGLNGSFAEKIAAIKSILATSEVGLKGIEELEFIQNAISEIPLKTANLDLDVTLARGLNYYTGAIFEVAAPKNVKMGSIGGGGRYDDLTGIFGLKNISGVGISFGLDRIYLVLEELDLFPDAVVDDVKALFINFGTKEALYSFKGVNKLRANGVNAEVFPDAAKMKKQMNYANKRNIPFVILAGDEEMKEGKYTLKNMKTGEQDRLTLEEIISKI, from the coding sequence ATGGCACAAAAACCTTCAATACCAAAAGGAACTAGAGATTTTACTCCGCAGGAAGTGGCAAAACGAAATTTTATTTTCGATACCATAAAAAGAGAATTTAAAAAATTTGGATTTCGAGCGATCGAAACACCAAGTTTTGAAAATTCTGAAACCCTGATGGGAAAGTATGGAGATGAAGGCGATCGTCTAATTTTTAAAATTCTTAACTCTGGAGACTTTTTAAAGAAAGCTGACAAGAGTGCTTTAACCAATCAAGACAGTTTAAAGCTAACACCTTCTATTTCAGAAAAAGCATTAAGATACGATTTAACCGTACCATTTGCGCGTTTCGTTGTACAGCATCAAAATGAAATTGATTTTCCGTTTAAACGCTATCAAATTCAGCCTGTTTGGCGTGCCGATCGTCCACAAAAAGGCAGGTTTAGAGAATTTTATCAATGTGATGCCGATGTTGTAGGAAGCGATAGTTTATGGCAAGAAGTGGAGTTTGTGCAATTGTACGATGCCGTTTTTTCAGGGTTAAAATTAGAGGGAGTTACTATAAAAATTAATAATCGTAAAATTTTATCTGGTTTTGCTGAAGTAATAGGTGAGCAGGATAAATTGGTCGATTTTACAGTTGCGCTAGACAAGCTGGACAAGATAGGTGAAGATGGTGTGGTAAAAGAAATGCTCTCTAAAGGTATTGCTGAAGATGCTATCGAGAAAATTAAGCCTATTTTCGGCTTAAACGGAAGCTTTGCTGAAAAGATTGCAGCAATAAAATCAATATTAGCAACTTCTGAAGTTGGTCTTAAAGGAATCGAGGAGCTAGAATTTATTCAAAATGCGATCTCAGAAATCCCTTTAAAAACTGCGAATCTCGATTTAGATGTTACTTTGGCGCGTGGTTTAAATTATTATACCGGTGCAATTTTTGAAGTTGCGGCACCCAAAAATGTTAAAATGGGATCGATTGGTGGCGGTGGTCGATATGATGATCTTACGGGAATTTTTGGGCTAAAAAATATAAGTGGTGTAGGGATTTCATTTGGTTTAGATAGAATTTATTTGGTTTTGGAAGAATTAGATTTATTTCCAGATGCTGTTGTTGATGATGTAAAAGCCTTATTTATAAACTTCGGAACAAAAGAAGCACTTTATTCCTTTAAAGGAGTTAATAAATTACGTGCGAACGGAGTTAACGCCGAAGTATTTCCGGATGCTGCGAAAATGAAAAAGCAGATGAATTATGCCAATAAGCGCAATATTCCGTTTGTTATTTTAGCCGGAGATGAAGAAATGAAAGAAGGAAAATACACGCTTAAAAATATGAAAACCGGTGAGCAGGATCGTCTTACTTTGGAAGAAATTATTTCTAAAATATAA
- a CDS encoding BRCT domain-containing protein, which translates to MMASILLAIYVLILMAILFIAWNYFNSSEENIKQPVNNAKHNNFEGKKVVFDGHLDKDREFRIKNELETSNAIIENKMTEDTDLLVTGKNPDWLVVDEAKSIGVTIVNEMDWQNINKAKQQIKLKRNIVLIPKKKQADSAEII; encoded by the coding sequence ATGATGGCTTCAATTTTACTAGCGATATATGTTTTAATTCTAATGGCGATACTTTTTATTGCTTGGAATTATTTCAATTCTTCTGAGGAAAATATAAAGCAACCAGTAAATAATGCGAAGCATAATAATTTTGAAGGTAAGAAAGTAGTTTTTGATGGTCATTTAGATAAGGATCGAGAATTCAGAATTAAAAATGAGCTTGAAACTAGTAATGCCATTATCGAAAATAAAATGACTGAAGATACTGATTTGTTAGTTACAGGAAAAAATCCTGATTGGTTGGTAGTAGATGAGGCTAAAAGTATAGGCGTTACGATAGTTAATGAAATGGACTGGCAAAATATAAATAAGGCTAAGCAACAAATTAAATTGAAACGTAATATAGTCTTAATACCGAAAAAAAAGCAAGCGGATTCTGCCGAAATTATTTAA
- a CDS encoding NAD(P)H-binding protein, with product MATTILIVGASGELGMQLVKESIKRGFIVRALTRSEQGFEKLKEYTDDIWRLDASSERNKLHDITSGIDYVVSALGKSISLFNPTPNSFYDNDYKANKNVINDAKNHNVKRFFYVSMKGVDSASEFTIPRMHKKVEEELEKSGLAYSIIRPVGFFSGLNDLIIMAKRKIIPLIGDGQAKTNSIYHGDLAKYIMTTFLDLPKLMEIGGPSIHTREEMAEMIKKHIGGKIIKMPTALAKVGSGFSDLISKDQFGHKLSYFTYIMTHDMIAEKRGFLKFDDYLQRVDLNKIK from the coding sequence ATGGCAACAACAATTTTAATAGTGGGAGCTTCCGGAGAACTAGGAATGCAATTAGTAAAAGAATCTATAAAGAGAGGATTTATAGTAAGAGCACTTACACGCTCTGAGCAGGGGTTTGAAAAATTAAAAGAATATACCGATGATATTTGGCGTTTAGATGCCAGTTCAGAAAGAAATAAGCTTCATGACATTACAAGCGGTATTGATTACGTAGTTTCAGCCTTAGGTAAATCTATAAGCTTGTTCAATCCAACTCCAAATTCATTTTACGATAACGATTATAAAGCGAATAAAAACGTTATAAATGATGCCAAAAACCACAATGTAAAAAGGTTTTTTTATGTATCGATGAAGGGAGTCGATAGTGCTTCAGAGTTTACCATTCCCAGAATGCACAAAAAGGTTGAAGAAGAATTAGAAAAATCGGGTTTAGCCTATTCCATTATACGTCCGGTAGGTTTTTTTTCAGGCCTAAATGATTTAATTATTATGGCGAAACGAAAAATTATTCCGCTAATAGGTGATGGGCAGGCTAAAACTAATAGTATTTATCACGGGGATTTAGCAAAATATATAATGACAACTTTTTTAGATCTTCCTAAGCTTATGGAAATAGGTGGTCCATCTATTCATACGCGAGAGGAAATGGCAGAAATGATAAAGAAACACATTGGAGGTAAAATAATAAAAATGCCTACAGCACTTGCCAAGGTAGGTAGTGGATTTTCAGATTTAATTAGTAAAGATCAATTTGGGCACAAATTATCGTATTTTACTTATATCATGACTCATGATATGATTGCCGAAAAAAGAGGGTTTTTGAAGTTTGATGATTATTTACAGCGTGTAGATTTAAATAAGATTAAATAA
- a CDS encoding phytoene desaturase family protein — protein sequence MQDYDAVIIGSGPNGIAAAIYLQQKGLKTQLIEAKPQPGGATKTGELTLPGFQHDIGAAVLPMAYSSPFFEQLPLEKYGLKWIFPDIPFVQTLENGDAVACYKEVEKTAKGLEEDEVVYTKLMGTLVSDWPKIANDILGPLGIPSHPLKFINFGRYALLPAKTLANHYFKNSKSKSLFYGAAAHSTLPLTNLASASFGLVLTIMAHQNGWPFPEKGVSSLINALLAYYKDLGGELILNKTITSSKQLPSSKIQLFDLTPKQLLDIEGLNFSKTYRKRLSNYKYGSGVFKIDWALDEPIPFLNEKCRRAGTIHVGFSPEEIEISEHVISEGKIAEHPYVLLVQPTVFDSTRTPENNHTAWAYCHVPNGSKKDCTELIEQQIEKAAPGFKKTILKRSVMNTEQLELFNPNLVGGDINGGRQDITQLFTRPVVKISPYKTSNDSVYICSSSTPPGGGVHGMGGVNAAKQALKDHFK from the coding sequence ATGCAGGATTATGATGCTGTAATTATAGGAAGCGGCCCTAATGGTATAGCTGCTGCTATATATCTTCAGCAAAAGGGATTAAAAACACAATTAATAGAAGCCAAACCGCAACCTGGCGGAGCTACTAAAACTGGAGAATTAACCTTACCTGGCTTTCAGCACGATATAGGTGCTGCGGTATTACCCATGGCATATAGCTCGCCTTTTTTTGAACAATTACCATTAGAAAAATACGGGTTAAAATGGATATTTCCGGACATTCCTTTTGTTCAGACGCTTGAAAACGGTGATGCCGTAGCTTGTTATAAAGAGGTTGAAAAAACGGCAAAAGGTCTTGAAGAAGATGAAGTGGTATATACTAAATTGATGGGCACTTTAGTATCAGATTGGCCAAAAATAGCAAATGATATTTTAGGCCCGTTAGGCATTCCATCGCATCCTTTAAAATTTATTAATTTTGGTAGGTATGCATTGCTACCAGCAAAAACATTGGCCAATCATTATTTTAAAAATTCAAAAAGTAAATCGTTGTTTTACGGTGCAGCCGCACATTCTACATTACCGCTTACTAATTTAGCATCAGCATCTTTCGGATTGGTATTAACAATTATGGCGCACCAAAATGGATGGCCTTTTCCAGAGAAAGGAGTGTCATCTCTAATTAATGCTTTGCTAGCATATTATAAAGATTTGGGAGGAGAGCTGATTTTAAATAAAACTATCACCAGTTCTAAACAGCTTCCATCTTCAAAAATTCAGCTATTCGATCTTACGCCTAAACAGCTTTTAGACATTGAAGGTTTGAATTTTAGTAAAACTTACCGAAAGCGACTATCAAATTACAAGTACGGTTCTGGTGTGTTTAAAATAGATTGGGCTTTAGATGAACCTATTCCTTTTTTGAATGAAAAATGCAGAAGGGCAGGAACGATACATGTCGGATTTAGTCCTGAGGAAATAGAAATTTCAGAACATGTGATTTCCGAAGGAAAAATAGCCGAACATCCCTATGTTTTGCTGGTACAACCAACTGTTTTTGATTCAACAAGAACTCCAGAAAACAACCATACTGCCTGGGCGTATTGTCATGTTCCTAATGGAAGTAAGAAAGATTGTACCGAATTAATTGAACAGCAAATTGAAAAAGCAGCTCCGGGTTTTAAAAAAACGATTTTGAAACGTTCGGTTATGAATACTGAACAACTCGAATTGTTTAATCCTAATTTGGTAGGTGGCGATATTAATGGAGGCCGGCAAGATATCACTCAGCTTTTTACAAGACCTGTAGTAAAAATTTCTCCTTACAAAACCTCGAATGATTCCGTTTATATTTGCTCTTCTTCAACGCCACCCGGCGGAGGTGTTCATGGCATGGGTGGCGTAAATGCTGCTAAACAAGCACTAAAAGATCATTTTAAATGA
- a CDS encoding aldo/keto reductase, with amino-acid sequence MNLSNLGNTDLVTPKIIFGGNVFGWTLDEKESFAMLDELLEKGYTCIDTADVYSRWAEGNSGGESEKIIGKWMKDRGVRDKITLATKVGSDMGQGQKDISEEYILKAAQDSLKRLQTDYIDLYYTHWDDDRTPVEETLGAYQKLIKKGHVKYIGASNLSPARLRDSLNASKNKNLPKYQVFQQEYNLMNRDKVEGDILELCQQNNVSITTYFSLASGFLTGKYRSEDDLEGQNRKDFVKNYLDDRGKNILKSLDEVSEEHGISNAGVALAWIINRPGITAAIASATKSSHLKAFEEATSVNLTEEDMNKLNKASS; translated from the coding sequence ATGAACTTAAGTAATTTAGGAAATACAGATTTAGTGACGCCAAAAATTATCTTCGGAGGAAATGTATTTGGTTGGACTTTAGATGAAAAGGAATCCTTCGCAATGCTCGACGAGCTTCTTGAAAAAGGATATACATGTATAGATACAGCAGATGTATATTCTAGATGGGCAGAAGGCAATTCTGGTGGTGAATCTGAAAAAATCATTGGTAAATGGATGAAAGATCGCGGCGTTAGAGATAAAATTACACTGGCAACCAAAGTAGGTTCTGATATGGGACAAGGCCAAAAAGATATTTCTGAAGAATATATACTAAAAGCAGCTCAAGATTCCTTGAAAAGATTACAAACCGATTATATCGACTTGTACTATACCCACTGGGACGACGATCGTACACCCGTTGAAGAAACTTTGGGAGCCTATCAAAAACTAATTAAAAAAGGACACGTAAAATACATTGGAGCTTCAAATTTGAGTCCGGCGCGATTACGAGATTCTTTAAATGCTTCAAAAAATAAAAATCTACCTAAATATCAAGTATTTCAGCAAGAATATAATTTGATGAATCGTGATAAGGTTGAAGGCGATATTCTTGAATTATGTCAGCAAAATAATGTAAGCATTACCACTTACTTTTCTTTAGCAAGTGGATTTTTAACCGGAAAGTATCGTAGCGAAGATGATCTTGAAGGGCAGAATAGAAAAGATTTTGTAAAAAACTATCTGGACGATCGTGGCAAGAATATTTTGAAATCTTTAGACGAAGTTTCTGAAGAACACGGAATTTCTAACGCCGGCGTGGCTTTAGCATGGATAATTAACAGACCTGGAATTACCGCCGCTATTGCCAGTGCTACAAAATCTTCACATCTAAAAGCTTTTGAAGAGGCTACTTCAGTAAATTTAACTGAAGAGGATATGAATAAACTGAATAAAGCCAGTTCCTAA
- a CDS encoding PepSY-associated TM helix domain-containing protein, which translates to MAKRNYNVFFHLHTISGIIISAALFIIFFCGAFALIKDEITAWEKGENVDMEIASNIDYDRAMQTLENEGLHLTGRDIRMIPPDVKQKMFVGLTSSKAKNASDEDKIATYYNLHTRKYRLSTYYEFYSIGELIYRLHFFHQIPIYGIYIAGLIAFFFLLAIISGIIVHWKKIVSNFYIFRPTTKLKTIWTDAHTALGVIGLPFQFMFAITSCFLCLSALVLLPINYVYNGDQEAALAELRPMQKTYEWKAEATKEIPSLNDFVEKTNEKWPDFEPSQIYIKNYGGTNMKFQIDGLLNSKKAFLGHGRIVYDVMTNTITEEKNPEDPGYAEVVEVAIRKLHFGDFGGLSLKIIYFVLAIITCFVILSGVLIWLEARDKKHISEKKRKFNRGLGYFYISICMSLYPMTALSILVAKYLPRSLDTNRQSILYAVFFIGWLIFTLFFSLRKNNYLTTKHTLLLGSIFGIFVPIINGITSGNWLWIMYQENQTAILFVDIFWIAISLISIGILIRMKKPV; encoded by the coding sequence ATGGCAAAAAGAAATTACAACGTATTTTTTCATTTACATACTATAAGTGGTATCATAATTAGTGCTGCTTTATTTATCATTTTTTTTTGCGGAGCTTTTGCACTGATTAAAGATGAAATTACCGCATGGGAAAAAGGTGAAAACGTTGACATGGAAATCGCATCAAATATAGATTATGATCGCGCCATGCAAACTTTAGAGAACGAAGGCCTACACTTAACCGGAAGAGATATAAGAATGATTCCTCCAGACGTTAAGCAGAAGATGTTTGTAGGGCTTACCAGCTCTAAAGCAAAGAACGCTAGTGACGAAGACAAGATTGCTACTTATTACAACCTACACACTAGGAAATATAGATTATCCACTTATTACGAATTTTATAGTATTGGTGAACTTATATATCGATTACATTTTTTCCATCAAATTCCAATCTATGGTATTTATATTGCTGGCTTAATCGCTTTCTTTTTCTTGTTAGCGATTATAAGCGGAATCATAGTTCATTGGAAAAAAATAGTCTCTAATTTTTATATTTTTAGACCTACCACAAAACTGAAAACTATTTGGACAGATGCTCATACGGCCTTAGGCGTTATAGGATTACCGTTTCAGTTTATGTTCGCCATTACAAGTTGTTTTCTTTGCTTATCGGCATTGGTCCTTTTACCTATTAATTATGTTTATAATGGCGATCAAGAAGCGGCTTTAGCTGAGCTTCGTCCCATGCAAAAGACGTATGAGTGGAAAGCAGAGGCTACTAAAGAGATACCAAGCCTCAATGATTTTGTTGAAAAAACAAACGAGAAATGGCCAGATTTTGAACCTTCCCAGATTTATATCAAAAACTATGGTGGTACTAATATGAAGTTTCAAATTGACGGGCTTTTAAATTCTAAAAAAGCTTTTCTCGGTCACGGAAGGATAGTGTACGATGTAATGACAAATACTATTACTGAAGAAAAAAATCCAGAAGATCCTGGGTATGCTGAAGTTGTAGAAGTAGCAATTAGAAAACTTCATTTTGGAGATTTTGGCGGCCTATCTCTTAAAATAATCTATTTTGTTTTAGCAATTATTACATGCTTTGTGATTCTAAGCGGTGTTTTAATCTGGCTGGAGGCGAGAGATAAAAAACATATATCAGAAAAGAAGCGAAAGTTTAATAGAGGATTAGGCTATTTCTACATTTCAATTTGTATGAGCCTATACCCTATGACCGCTTTAAGCATACTTGTGGCTAAATATTTACCAAGAAGTTTAGATACTAATCGACAATCTATCCTTTATGCCGTATTTTTTATTGGTTGGTTAATTTTTACGCTGTTCTTCAGTTTAAGAAAGAATAATTACTTAACAACAAAACATACGTTATTACTTGGAAGCATCTTCGGAATTTTCGTTCCTATCATAAACGGAATAACTTCTGGAAACTGGTTGTGGATAATGTATCAAGAAAATCAAACTGCGATACTATTTGTAGATATATTCTGGATCGCAATTTCTTTGATAAGTATTGGTATTCTTATTAGAATGAAAAAGCCAGTATAG